A DNA window from Mycobacterium sp. IDR2000157661 contains the following coding sequences:
- a CDS encoding sensor domain-containing protein, with the protein MVIRGSALALVLLTGCTRVVDGPPPQAEPPVAPITAGQVVDLLSPNVLGDEGNLFVTVEPEQCAGAAREVDPPFISDHGPAATDGGHWVADGYQRVHVEEMVGVFPADFDPLEAIADAKRSLESCRGRDFRITTMEGEQDTYTLLPPVDSGSPNILLWSFRAVDWACDNTYVAAHNAAIEITACAPTNGFDVAELAQAALNRIDALADTTA; encoded by the coding sequence ATGGTCATCCGCGGGTCGGCGCTGGCATTGGTGCTGCTGACCGGTTGCACGCGGGTGGTCGACGGCCCACCGCCGCAGGCCGAGCCGCCGGTGGCGCCGATCACCGCGGGCCAGGTCGTCGACCTGCTGAGTCCGAATGTCCTCGGCGACGAGGGCAACCTGTTCGTCACCGTCGAACCCGAGCAGTGTGCCGGTGCGGCCCGCGAGGTGGACCCGCCGTTCATCTCCGATCACGGCCCGGCGGCCACCGACGGCGGACATTGGGTGGCCGACGGCTACCAGCGGGTGCACGTCGAGGAGATGGTCGGAGTGTTCCCCGCCGATTTCGACCCGCTCGAGGCCATCGCGGACGCCAAGCGCTCCCTGGAATCGTGTCGAGGACGCGACTTTCGGATCACCACCATGGAAGGCGAGCAGGACACCTACACGCTGCTGCCCCCGGTTGATTCGGGTTCACCGAACATCCTGCTCTGGTCCTTCAGGGCCGTCGACTGGGCCTGTGACAACACCTACGTCGCCGCCCACAATGCGGCGATCGAGATCACGGCGTGCGCGCCCACCAACGGCTTCGACGTCGCCGAGCTTGCACAGGCTGCGCTCAACCGCATCGATGCGCTGGCCGACACCACCGCCTAG
- a CDS encoding Rieske 2Fe-2S domain-containing protein translates to MATETAGIREIDTGTLPDRYARGWHCLGPVEDYLNGKPHGVEIFGTMLVVFADSQGDVKVLDGYCRHMGGNLAQGTVKGDEVACPFHDWRWGGDGKCKLVPYAKRTPRLARTRAWATDVRGGLLFVWHDHEGNPPPPEVRIPEIPEFESDEWTDWRWNTMLIEGSNCREIIDNVTDMAHFFYIHYGLPTYFKNVFEGHIASQYLHNVGRPDISDMGTTYGEAHLDSEASYFGPSFMINWLHNNYGGYKAESILINCHYPVTQDSFVLQWGVIVEKPKGLDEKTTERLAEVFTDGVSKGFLQDVEIWKHKTRIDNPLLVEEDGAVYQMRRWYQQFYVDAADVTPDMTDRFEMEVDTTAANEKWQVEVEENLKRQADDKGEAEQTDEAEHAQS, encoded by the coding sequence GTGGCTACAGAAACCGCGGGAATCCGCGAGATCGACACCGGCACGCTGCCCGACCGGTACGCACGTGGCTGGCACTGCCTAGGGCCCGTGGAGGACTACCTCAACGGCAAGCCGCACGGCGTGGAGATTTTCGGCACCATGCTCGTGGTGTTCGCCGACTCACAGGGCGACGTCAAAGTGCTCGATGGCTACTGCCGCCACATGGGCGGCAACCTGGCCCAGGGCACCGTCAAGGGTGACGAGGTGGCCTGCCCCTTCCACGACTGGCGCTGGGGCGGCGACGGCAAGTGCAAGCTGGTGCCCTACGCCAAGCGCACTCCGCGCCTGGCCCGCACCCGCGCCTGGGCGACCGACGTACGCGGCGGCCTGCTGTTCGTCTGGCACGACCACGAGGGAAACCCACCCCCGCCCGAGGTCCGGATCCCTGAGATCCCGGAGTTCGAGAGCGACGAGTGGACCGACTGGCGGTGGAACACGATGCTGATCGAGGGCAGCAACTGCCGCGAGATCATCGACAACGTCACCGACATGGCCCACTTCTTCTACATCCACTACGGGCTGCCGACGTATTTCAAGAACGTCTTCGAGGGCCACATCGCCAGCCAGTACCTGCACAACGTGGGCAGGCCCGACATCAGCGACATGGGCACCACTTACGGTGAGGCGCACCTGGACTCGGAGGCCAGCTATTTCGGGCCGTCGTTCATGATCAACTGGCTCCACAACAACTACGGCGGCTATAAGGCCGAGTCGATCCTGATCAACTGCCACTACCCTGTCACGCAGGACTCGTTCGTGCTGCAGTGGGGCGTGATCGTCGAGAAGCCCAAGGGCCTCGACGAGAAGACCACCGAACGGCTGGCCGAGGTGTTCACCGACGGCGTCAGCAAGGGCTTCCTGCAAGACGTCGAGATCTGGAAGCACAAGACCCGCATCGACAACCCGCTGCTCGTCGAGGAGGACGGCGCGGTCTACCAGATGCGCCGTTGGTATCAGCAGTTCTATGTCGACGCCGCCGACGTCACGCCCGACATGACGGACCGTTTCGAGATGGAGGTCGACACGACGGCCGCCAACGAGAAATGGCAGGTGGAGGTCGAGGAGAACCTCAAGCGGCAGGCCGACGACAAGGGCGAGGCCGAGCAGACGGACGAGGCCGAGCACGCGCAGTCATGA
- a CDS encoding gamma carbonic anhydrase family protein produces MPLYSFEGRAPTVDPGAFVAPTATLVGDVHVEAGASVWFNAVLRADFAPIVVREGANVQDCCILHAPPGIPVDVGPGATVAHGCVVHGVHIGAQAVLANHCTVLDGAVIGKRAMIAAHSLVVGGTKIPDEVLVTGAPAKVRGPIAGTGAETWVNTNPGAYQDLARRYSATLHPVDDDA; encoded by the coding sequence ATGCCGTTGTACTCCTTCGAGGGCCGCGCACCGACGGTCGATCCGGGCGCATTCGTGGCGCCCACCGCCACGCTGGTGGGCGATGTGCACGTCGAGGCGGGTGCGTCGGTATGGTTCAACGCGGTGCTGCGGGCCGATTTCGCACCGATCGTCGTCCGTGAGGGCGCCAACGTCCAGGACTGCTGCATCCTGCACGCCCCTCCAGGCATTCCCGTTGACGTGGGACCCGGCGCCACCGTCGCGCACGGGTGCGTCGTGCACGGCGTGCACATCGGTGCTCAGGCCGTTCTGGCCAACCACTGCACGGTGCTCGACGGCGCCGTGATCGGGAAGCGCGCCATGATCGCCGCGCACTCCCTGGTCGTGGGCGGTACCAAGATCCCTGATGAGGTACTGGTGACCGGCGCGCCTGCGAAGGTGCGCGGCCCGATCGCGGGCACTGGTGCCGAGACCTGGGTCAACACCAACCCCGGCGCCTATCAGGACCTGGCCCGCCGCTACTCGGCGACGCTGCACCCGGTCGACGACGACGCCTGA
- a CDS encoding MOSC domain-containing protein: MTIGQVAELWRFPCKSLGGVKVDQAEIGPRGLRGDRLWAVRDLEREITASARRMPALLTATARYTGPVPPDAGPGNVPEIEVTFPDGTVLSSSDAEIHARLSDLAGRDVRLTALPPAEDTSLHRMRLHSQKDAVSSASVRADFGVDEGEKPPDLAVLPMADLLKLGRYSTPPGMFVDLAPIHVMTTTSLATIGAEVGEDLDVRRFRPNVLVTLDDPDHELPESQWAGAQVTLGGVDLKVISQTVRCVVPSRAQPGLDVDRRVTRAVAARAQRCLGVYCTVGRSGTVRIGDRVAVERIAATRPRRLLDDVTKRAKRMTLGLATAAADRMSR, from the coding sequence ATGACCATCGGCCAGGTTGCCGAGCTGTGGCGCTTCCCGTGCAAATCGCTGGGCGGTGTCAAGGTCGACCAGGCCGAGATCGGTCCGCGAGGACTGCGCGGTGACCGGCTGTGGGCGGTTCGCGATCTGGAGCGTGAGATCACCGCATCGGCCCGCCGCATGCCAGCACTGCTGACGGCCACCGCCCGCTATACCGGTCCGGTGCCGCCGGACGCCGGACCGGGCAATGTCCCCGAGATCGAGGTCACCTTCCCCGACGGCACCGTGCTATCGAGCAGCGATGCCGAAATACACGCGAGACTCTCCGACCTCGCCGGTCGCGACGTCAGGTTGACCGCACTGCCGCCGGCCGAAGACACCAGCCTGCATCGCATGCGCCTGCACAGCCAGAAGGATGCCGTTTCGTCCGCGTCGGTGCGGGCCGACTTCGGCGTCGACGAGGGAGAGAAGCCGCCGGACCTCGCCGTGTTGCCGATGGCCGACCTCCTCAAGCTGGGCCGCTATTCAACCCCGCCCGGAATGTTCGTCGACCTGGCGCCGATCCATGTCATGACGACGACCAGCCTGGCGACCATCGGCGCGGAAGTCGGTGAGGATCTCGACGTGCGACGCTTTCGGCCCAATGTTCTGGTGACACTTGATGATCCGGACCACGAACTCCCCGAGTCGCAATGGGCCGGCGCACAGGTCACGCTAGGCGGCGTCGATCTCAAGGTCATCTCGCAGACGGTTCGCTGCGTCGTGCCCAGTCGCGCGCAACCCGGACTCGACGTCGACCGCCGGGTCACACGGGCCGTGGCGGCCCGTGCGCAGCGGTGCCTGGGGGTCTACTGCACCGTGGGCCGCTCGGGTACGGTCCGGATCGGCGATCGGGTGGCCGTCGAGCGGATCGCCGCCACGCGTCCGCGGAGGTTACTGGACGACGTGACCAAGCGCGCGAAGCGGATGACACTCGGTCTGGCCACCGCTGCCGCTGACCGGATGTCGCGCTAG
- a CDS encoding nuclear transport factor 2 family protein, producing MTVTDPQAPVHLAGKRSREAAMAHDKQAWLDNFADDAIVEDPIGPSHFDPGGKGHRGKEAIAAFYDKAIAPSDLTFNFERTYQCGNEEANVGNIVIRAAGYEVTAEGVFTYRVDDAGKIVALRAFWELDRATASARKI from the coding sequence GTGACCGTCACCGACCCGCAGGCTCCGGTGCACCTGGCGGGCAAGCGCTCTCGAGAGGCGGCGATGGCGCACGACAAGCAGGCGTGGCTGGACAACTTCGCCGACGACGCGATCGTCGAGGATCCGATCGGACCGTCGCACTTCGACCCTGGAGGCAAGGGGCACCGGGGTAAAGAGGCGATCGCCGCGTTCTACGACAAGGCGATCGCGCCGAGCGACCTGACGTTCAACTTCGAGCGCACCTATCAGTGCGGCAACGAGGAGGCCAACGTCGGCAACATCGTCATTCGCGCCGCCGGTTACGAGGTGACCGCCGAGGGCGTGTTCACCTACCGCGTCGACGACGCGGGCAAAATCGTCGCGCTGCGGGCGTTCTGGGAACTCGACCGCGCCACAGCCAGCGCCCGAAAGATCTAG
- a CDS encoding TIGR03619 family F420-dependent LLM class oxidoreductase, with protein sequence MQYTCTVAMGPVEELVEIARTAEEVGFDNIALPDSLFYMEKQSTDYPYTPDGSRMWNADTPWVDPLIAASAMGAVTSTLRFYTNVMKLGSRNPLLLARQVGSVANLTNNRFGFGVGIGWAPEEFEWCGQPYAKRGKRVDEMIEVIKLVLAGGMAEFHGEFYDFDKLQMSPAPSKPVPFYVGGHTEVALKRAARVGDGWTSAMMTGAQLAETISRIKTLLTENGRADAPFEYQAVCIDKSGVDGHRELAEAGVTDNIVIPWVFEGLGFDAPLEKKKDAMKRFADTYIHSGWQQ encoded by the coding sequence ATGCAGTACACCTGCACTGTCGCGATGGGCCCGGTCGAGGAGCTCGTCGAGATCGCTCGCACCGCAGAGGAAGTCGGCTTTGACAACATCGCGCTTCCGGACTCGCTGTTCTACATGGAGAAGCAGTCCACCGACTATCCGTACACCCCTGACGGTTCGCGGATGTGGAACGCCGACACCCCGTGGGTGGACCCGCTGATCGCCGCGTCCGCGATGGGCGCGGTCACGTCGACGCTGCGCTTCTACACCAACGTCATGAAGCTGGGCTCGCGCAATCCGCTGCTGCTGGCGCGTCAGGTCGGCTCGGTGGCGAACCTGACGAACAACCGCTTCGGCTTCGGGGTCGGGATCGGCTGGGCACCCGAAGAATTCGAGTGGTGCGGACAGCCGTACGCCAAGCGCGGCAAACGCGTCGACGAGATGATCGAGGTCATCAAGCTGGTGCTCGCCGGCGGCATGGCCGAGTTCCACGGTGAGTTCTACGACTTCGACAAACTGCAGATGAGTCCGGCGCCGAGCAAGCCGGTGCCGTTCTACGTCGGCGGTCACACCGAGGTGGCACTCAAGCGCGCGGCGCGGGTGGGCGACGGCTGGACCAGCGCGATGATGACCGGCGCGCAGTTGGCCGAGACCATCAGCCGGATCAAGACGCTGCTTACCGAAAACGGCCGCGCCGATGCGCCGTTCGAGTACCAGGCCGTCTGCATCGACAAGTCCGGTGTCGACGGGCACCGTGAACTGGCCGAGGCAGGCGTCACCGACAACATCGTGATCCCGTGGGTGTTCGAGGGCCTCGGCTTCGACGCACCGCTGGAGAAGAAGAAGGACGCGATGAAGCGGTTCGCCGACACCTACATCCATTCCGGTTGGCAGCAGTGA
- a CDS encoding thiolase domain-containing protein — protein MAGQLAAVLGTGQTKYVAKRQDVSMNGLVREAIDRALADSGTTMDDIDAVVVGKAPDFFEGVMMPELFMADAVGATNKPLIRVHTAGSVGGSTGVVAASLVQSGKYRRVLAMAWEKQSESNAMWALSIPVPFTKPVGAGAGGYFAPHIRAYIRRSGAPEHIGAMVAVKDRINGAKNPLAHLHQPDITLEKVMASQMLWNPIRFDETCPSSDGACAVVIGNEEIADKQAAEGNPVAWIHATALRTEPLAYSGRDQVNPQAGREAAKALWKSAGITSPIDEIDAAEIYVPFSWFEPMWLENLGFVPEGEGWKLTEAGETAIGGRLPVNPSGGVLSSNPIGASGLIRFAEAARQVMGKAGDHQVQGARKALGHAYGGGSQYYSMWVVGSDKP, from the coding sequence ATGGCAGGCCAACTCGCGGCGGTGCTGGGCACCGGGCAGACCAAGTACGTCGCCAAACGCCAGGACGTGTCGATGAACGGCCTGGTGCGGGAGGCCATCGACCGGGCACTGGCCGACTCGGGTACGACGATGGACGACATCGACGCGGTCGTCGTCGGCAAGGCACCGGACTTCTTCGAGGGCGTGATGATGCCGGAGTTGTTCATGGCCGACGCCGTCGGCGCCACTAACAAGCCGCTGATTCGCGTGCACACCGCCGGTTCGGTCGGCGGGTCGACGGGCGTGGTGGCCGCGTCGCTGGTGCAGTCCGGCAAGTACCGCCGCGTGCTGGCGATGGCGTGGGAGAAGCAGTCGGAGTCGAACGCGATGTGGGCGTTGAGCATCCCGGTGCCGTTCACCAAGCCAGTCGGCGCCGGCGCGGGCGGGTACTTCGCTCCCCACATTCGCGCCTACATCCGCCGATCCGGTGCGCCCGAACACATCGGGGCCATGGTGGCGGTCAAGGATCGGATCAACGGCGCGAAGAACCCACTGGCGCATCTGCATCAGCCCGACATCACCTTGGAGAAGGTGATGGCTTCGCAGATGCTGTGGAACCCGATCCGCTTCGACGAGACCTGCCCTTCGTCGGACGGTGCGTGCGCCGTCGTGATCGGAAATGAAGAGATTGCCGACAAGCAGGCGGCCGAGGGCAACCCGGTCGCATGGATCCACGCCACCGCGCTGCGAACCGAGCCGCTGGCGTACTCCGGCCGCGACCAGGTGAACCCGCAGGCGGGCCGCGAAGCGGCCAAGGCGCTGTGGAAGTCGGCCGGTATCACCAGCCCGATCGACGAGATCGACGCGGCCGAGATCTACGTGCCCTTCTCGTGGTTCGAGCCGATGTGGCTGGAGAACCTCGGCTTCGTGCCGGAAGGTGAAGGCTGGAAGTTGACCGAGGCCGGCGAGACGGCGATCGGCGGACGGCTGCCGGTCAACCCGTCGGGTGGTGTGCTGTCGTCGAACCCGATCGGCGCCTCGGGGCTGATCCGGTTCGCCGAGGCCGCCAGGCAGGTCATGGGGAAGGCCGGTGACCATCAGGTGCAGGGCGCCCGCAAAGCGCTCGGCCACGCGTACGGCGGCGGGTCGCAGTACTACTCGATGTGGGTCGTCGGGTCGGACAAGCCATGA
- a CDS encoding thiolase domain-containing protein gives MTDSTDVAVVGFAHAPHVRRTDGTTNGVEMLMPCFHQLYEELGLQQTDIGFWCSGSSDYLAGRAFSFISAIDSIGAVPPINESHVEMDAAWALYEAYIKLLTGEVDTALVYGFGKSSAGTLRRVLALQTDPYTVAPLWPDAVSMAGLQARFGLDAGKWTAEQMAQVALDSMTVAQRTDSEKPAKSIDELLERPYFADPLRRHDIAPITDGASAIVLAVGDRARELRENPAWITGFEHRIETPVLGARDLTTSPSTTASAQAATGGDTGSIEVAEIYAPFTHQHLILTEAIGLGEATKVNPSGGPLAANPMFSAGLERIGFAAQHIFDGSAQRVLAHATSGPALQQNLVAVLEGK, from the coding sequence ATGACCGACTCAACAGATGTAGCAGTGGTGGGCTTTGCGCACGCACCACACGTCCGCCGCACCGACGGCACCACCAACGGCGTCGAGATGCTGATGCCGTGCTTCCACCAGCTCTACGAGGAGCTCGGTCTGCAGCAGACGGACATCGGGTTCTGGTGTTCCGGATCCTCCGATTACCTTGCCGGACGGGCATTCTCATTCATCTCGGCGATCGACTCAATCGGCGCGGTCCCACCGATCAACGAATCGCACGTCGAGATGGACGCCGCGTGGGCGCTGTACGAGGCCTACATCAAGCTGCTGACCGGCGAAGTGGACACCGCGCTGGTGTACGGCTTCGGCAAGTCCAGCGCCGGAACGCTGCGTCGCGTGCTGGCCCTGCAGACCGACCCGTACACCGTCGCGCCGCTGTGGCCCGACGCGGTGTCGATGGCCGGGCTGCAGGCCCGCTTCGGACTCGACGCAGGCAAGTGGACCGCCGAGCAGATGGCTCAGGTGGCGCTCGACTCCATGACCGTCGCCCAGCGCACCGATTCGGAGAAGCCGGCCAAGTCGATCGATGAGCTGCTGGAGCGCCCGTACTTTGCGGATCCGCTGCGGCGCCACGACATCGCCCCGATCACCGACGGCGCATCGGCCATCGTGCTCGCAGTCGGTGATCGGGCCAGGGAGCTGCGGGAGAACCCGGCCTGGATCACCGGCTTCGAGCACCGCATCGAGACCCCGGTCCTCGGTGCCCGCGACCTGACCACCTCACCGTCGACGACGGCCTCGGCACAGGCCGCGACGGGCGGTGACACCGGCTCCATCGAGGTCGCCGAGATCTACGCCCCGTTCACCCATCAGCATCTGATCCTCACCGAGGCGATCGGGCTCGGTGAGGCGACGAAGGTGAACCCGTCGGGTGGCCCGCTGGCCGCCAACCCGATGTTCTCGGCGGGCCTGGAGCGCATCGGCTTCGCCGCGCAGCACATCTTCGACGGCTCGGCGCAGCGGGTGCTGGCCCACGCCACGAGCGGCCCTGCGCTGCAACAGAACCTGGTCGCTGTCCTGGAAGGGAAGTAA